The following are encoded in a window of Phaseolus vulgaris cultivar G19833 chromosome 3, P. vulgaris v2.0, whole genome shotgun sequence genomic DNA:
- the LOC137808025 gene encoding ACT domain-containing protein ACR8, with amino-acid sequence MEWPACTDEYEKLVIRMTTPRVVIDNAVCSTATIVKVDSGRKNGILLDAVQVLSDLNLSIKKAYISSDGRWFMDVFHVTDQNGNKLTDQSVLSYIEQSLGGIHSGNTKVLNGLTILELTGTDRVGLLSEVFAVLAEQQCDVVNAKVWTHNGRIASLIYVKDSNSGTLIEDSQRISTIEARLRNVLKGDNDIRSAKTSITNAVVHTERKLHQMMYTDRDYQRNPIFNFTSDIPVVTVQNWAERGYSVVNVQCKDRIKLLFDVVCNLTDMEYVVFHGTVKTTVDKAYLEFYIRHKDGTPISSEPERHRVIQCLQAAVERRAFEGVMLELCTEDRQGLLAEVMRTFRENGLNVTRAEISTIGDKTSNVFYVTDAIGYPADPKIIESVRQKVGSCNLKVKELPLVCHEKAEREDEAVGVGGAVLLCLGSLVRRNLYNLGLIKSYS; translated from the exons ATGGAGTGGCCAGCATGTACGGATGAGTACGAGAAGCTCGTAATTCGCATGACCACTCCCAG GGTTGTCATTGATAATGCCGTGTGCTCCACCGCAACAATAGTCAAG GTCGATAGCGGCAGGAAAAACGGGATTCTTTTGGATGCCGTACAAGTGCTTTCTGATCTAAATCTTTCAATTAAGAAGGCTTACATTTCCTCCGATGGGAGATGGTTCATGGATG TTTTCCACGTTACCGATCAAAATGGAAACAAGCTAACCGATCAGAGCGTTTTGAGTTATATTGAACAG TCACTTGGCGGAATTCACAGTGGGAATACTAAGGTCTTAAACGGTCTCACCATCCTTGAATTAACTGGCACAGACCGCGTTGGTCTTCTTTCGGAGGTTTTTGCTGTACTAGCTGAGCAGCAATGTGATGTGGTAAATGCTAAGGTTTGGACTCACAACGGCCGGATTGCCTCCTTAATCTATGTTAAAGACAGCAATTCTGGGACTCTTATCGAGGACTCTCAGAGAATTAGTACTATTGAAGCACGtttaagaaatgttttaaaggGTGACAATGATATTAGAAGTGCAAAAACTTCCATCACTAATGCCGTTGTGCACACAGAACGAAAGCTGCACCAAATGATGTACACTGACCGTGATTACCAGAGGAATCCCATTTTCAACTTTACTTCTGATATCCCAGTAGTCACCGTCCAAAATTGGGCCGAAAGGGGTTATTCGGTTGTCAATGTGCAGTGCAAGGATCGAATTAAACTTTTGTTTGATGTTGTCTGTAATTTGACTGACATGGAATATGTTGTGTTCCACGGGACTGTTAAGACAACAGTTGACAAAGCGTATCTG GAGTTTTATATAAGACACAAGGATGGCACTCCAATTAGTTCAGAACCAGAACGTCATCGTGTGATTCAATGCTTGCAAGCTGCAGTGGAGAGAAGGGCATTTGAG GGTGTTATGCTAGAGTTATGTACGGAAGATAGACAGGGGCTTCTAGCAGAAGTGATGAGAACTTTTCGGGAGAATGGGCTGAATGTGACAAGGGCGGAGATATCTACCATTGGGGACAAGACATCAAATGTTTTTTATGTAACGGATGCGATCGGATACCCGGCTGATCCAAAAATAATCGAATCTGTTAGGCAGAAAGTTGGATCGTGCAATTTAAAAGTGAAGGAGTTACCATTGGTATGCCATGAGAAGGCAGAAAGGGAAGATGAAGCAGTTGGGGTTGGTGGGGCAGTGTTGCTGTGTCTGGGGAGCCTCGTGAGAAGGAATCTATACAATTTGGGTTTGATAAAATCGTACTCTTAA